GCACAAAAATCAATGGTAACATTGCTATCATCAAGACATCAATTTATGGGTAAGTCATGGACTTTAACAGCATCACAGCCTTCATGCTTGTGGTTATCAACCATATCAAATGCTATACACTACCATGTACCTTTTACCAGTGGCAGCTAACATGTCCATTCCCTGTTATTTGTAGTGATGAATATACCAAGACACCAAAGATGGAGCCTGCCCAGCTTGATGTTTTTAAGACAGTAAAGGAAATTACTGGTAAGACTGCATAAGACTTGAGTAATGCATGACAGACTTGATGCACATTAAAGAGGTTCACTATTCACAATCCTTTTGTTGCTTTAGGATACTTGTTGATTCAAACATGGCCAGCAAGCATGAACTCACTCAGTCCTTTTGAGAATCTGGAGATCGTCCGAGGACGTACTAAGCGGTATGTTCCTTGGAAAGACCCCCCATAGATTTACAACTGCTGGATCTCaagaaattaatttgttttttaagagttGAGTATTATTGAAGGCTGTCataacatttttccttttttttctttgtctctttctgtgctaccttttttctctttggtaGTGGTAGTCGCACCGTGATTATGGCTAATCTTAATATCAACTACTTGGGTCTTCGCTCACTCAAAGAAATCAGCGATGGAGACGTGGTCATCCTTGCAAACCAGAACCTGTGCTACGCGAACAAAAGCCACTGGAAGGGGCTCTTCAAATCAGAGAGCCAAACTGCTACCATAGAGGGAAATGCTGATGCTGCCACATGTGGTAAATTGAATTTGGCTTCCCACATAAAGTTAGCCAgatgctttttgttgttttgttatgtaaCTTACTGATTACGCAACACACAAGCCAGATTTAGAATTAATGAAGTCTAATTTCAGAATTATATGATTATGCGGCAAAGATCTCTTCTTGAgattgtatatttgtttttagccCTGCAAAACAACACTTGTGACAGGAAGTGTGCCACGGACAGCTGCTGGGGCCCTGGCCCGAACATGTGTTTTGCCTGCCGTGACCACAGCCGTGATGGGAGCTGTGTTGACTCGTGCAATATCTTGGACGGGTAAGGGAGgattttttggttttaatgccttttttttaagctCTGAAAAGCATTCCTTATTTTAGACAATTAAATAGTCTGAACATCAGATCTGTGTGCTTTACAGTTAACTCCTTCAAAGTCTATTTTCATACCACAAGCGTTTCCAGACAAGACATTAGACATTGGGGATTTGTTATTAAATCAATTCATAGACCAAATACGATCCAAGGTATTTTGAAGTTAAACCTTCAGTAGATATACGTAAAACATTGAAGCTGAAATGGTACATTCGCTCACATTGGTTTGTCTTTGCAGATCTCTGTCAAACATTGAATCTCAACATGGTTACAATTTAACTTGTGctctaaaaaaaagagatcagGAATTTTACTTCACATGTAACGGTTGGAAATGAGGCGCACCAGCGGTGAGAGTCTGTCAGCTTTGTTACTGTTTTTGCAGAGAGCCGCGAGAGGCCATCGTCAATAAAACCTGCATGGAGTGTCACCCCGAGTGTCGACGCTTGAATGGAACCGCAACCTGCAGTGCGCCTGTATGTGTTTCACAACCAAGCTATTATTagaaacattataaaaaataaacacatttgaactGCTGTAGAACATCTTTGTGAACCGTAtttatgaatttaaaatgagcaataattgtcatgtttttgtgtcagtcTCAAAATCAAAGAACAACACAAATGAGCAATTACCCAGTAAATCTATTGCAGAAGTGTCAGCGCTAACAATTTCTCCATCAACAGCAGCCTTATTAGACCACAGTGCAGCGCAGCCACAAGACATGTTGTGTTTGGGATGAGGGGTGTGGCTGTGTGATCTAGTGGCCGCactgtactttttttatgtGCTCATCACATTTTTGACTGAAAACAACAAGTTGAAGCCTCTTTTTCGGGGTTGTTGAGAATTAACTCTGGGAATGCAGGTTGTCTTTATTGACAAGAGAAGCAGATAGCAGTTTGAAAGAAAAGTATTACACACTGCATATCTGGGTGGGTTTTCATTGCCAAACATATGCATCTTAATTGCTTTGAGAAATTATTACTATGAGACAGGGAAGTTTACATAATATTTACTACTCCTCTCAAGAGAGTTGTAAACatgagtattttattttttgttaaggGTTCTGGAAACTGTACCAAGTGTGCCAACTTCCAAGACGGCCTGTTCTGTGTTTCCCGATGTCCCCAAGGCGTGCCAGGGGAGGACGACATGCTGGTGTGGAAATACGCAGATGACATGAAAGTGTGCAGGCTATGCCACAAAAACTGCACTCAAGGGTAAAAGCATTGTTCTGCTGACCTGAGAACTGGCTCTACATTTTTCTGTGTTGCAAACATTTATCTGTTGTGATGTTGATGCAGTAACTTCATCCAAGCCAGAAGGGTCAGCTGTGGTTCTGCTGGTACAGGTTAGGGAGAGAGAGGTTGGCTTTCAACACGAGGCAGTGTTTGCTGAGactaatgttaaaattaaaggaaagtaacagaaattttgcatttttgcccACTAAAACAAATCTGCTTTCCTACCTGAAGATCGGACAATTGCAGAATAAATTACATCTTAAAgcttatctttaaaaaaaaaaagaagcttttttaTCCACTATAGATCACAATTTTATCCAACATATCTTATCTGTTTTTATCAGTACTgttatcatattttattgttagCTATTTTAGTCcattatatttttcttgttattttaattgtctgaaaatgtattatattaataatggTTTTCTTAATTTCAGTATTAAACCGATAGAGGTCCTCAATGCATTATAGAACAGAACAAAGCATAACTTTGAATGAACGCAGATGTCCCTTAACAGACTATTAACTTTCAGCCATTGCAGTGACTGGGTGGTATACTGATTAGTAAGAAGGGAAGTGGTTCAGAGCTTCATAGAGAAAAAAACCTGATAATTGTGAATTTGGAGTGTTAAAACAAAGTGATGGTATGGTAACGTTAGATTTTTTGCATTGATTTATTTACAGGTGCATGGGGCCTGGTCTCCAAGGCTGCCAGAGTAAAAGGTACTGACGTGTTAGAAATTCTAATCTCATCTCTCCTTTTTTATGGAATTTGTAAATGTGCTTATCTATCTGCATTCTTAAATTAGCTCTCGTCTGTCTTTCAGCCCCTCAGGCCTTTCCATGATTGCAGCTGGTGTAGTTGGTGGGCTGCTGGCTGTTCTTATTGCAgccctgtctgtgtttgtgttgctacGCCGTCGCCACATCAAGAGGAAGAGAACCATGCGCAGACTTCTCCAAGAGAGAGAGGTAAGATTAGAGGACTCAGTCACCACACATGTAGATAACCATCAAGACatcaaaatgttgtattttaggtGTTGGTGTTAATTTAAAGTGATACAAGCCTGCATTATGCAgagatacatttttactttaaagggAACGTGCAGGCATCAGtttcaaattttatttacagtatttgattTTCAGTTGTATAATCTGTTTTGAATATTGATCTACTACAATGCATTTTACAAGATTCACTAATGCTGTTTGTGAAGCAGTTTCTAAGAAATTCAGTCCTTCTTTTCCAGTTGGTTGAACCTCTGACTCCAAGTGGAGAGGCTCCAAACCAGGCTCTGCTGCGAATCTTGAAGGAACCTGAATTTAAGAAAATCAAAGTGCTGGGATCCGGAGCTTTCGGTACAGTTTACAAGGTAATAACATGCTACACGTTTGTGTCTCAAATCACCTTTTTTGTCTACTGCAGCGCAGAGTTTTATTAAAGCTGTAGCCCAGGAGTACTGCACGTGCAAAGTTACATAACCAACACCCGTCAGTGTTTCTGCTCATCTACATCTGTTGtcaatttttcaattaaaagacacatttttaacttGCCAGATCATGCATGAGTGACTCCACTATCACCTttagtgctgtgtgtgtgtgtatatacttgTATCACTCTCATTGTGGGGATTTGTGTTTACACAGTGACACTGTGGGGACTTTCtgcaatatggagaaaaaaggCTGATCTCTACAAAGTTAGGCGTTTATTTTTGGGTTGCTTGTAGGTTAACATTAGGGTAAATCTCCAGAGAAAGAATGGAAGTAAACATAATGTTCTTACTTTGTACAAAAACAAGTGTGCACTTTcaaatttatttcagttttagaCCTTGAAAGTGAGGACATTTTTGGAAAGTAAGGACATCTTTTCAAAGGGCTATTTGGGTTAAGACTTTGTTTTGGGGATTAAGCTTGTAACTAGGTTTACGTTCTGGCaagggtaagggttagggttaaccaTTTAGTTGTAAAGGTAAAAGTTGCATCAAACTCCCATCATCACGCTATACAAATACTCCTttacaagtcctgcattcataattttaagttaaattaacTTAAAGAATTAAAAGTAAGGCCGCTTTCAAAgtgttaaattatattatttgatCATTATTACTGATTGAATAGCTGGTTAAGGTGGAGATAAGAGAGTTGAGTAGTTTAATTTGTGAGTTTAATCTGGGTCATATTTTATAACtggttatatattttaaatgtaaaacacagcGGTCAACTGCATGAAGTTGTGTAAAAAGTATATTGCTCTCTGAAATTAAGTATGACAGTAGCATAAATGGATATACAAGTGCCTCAAAATTATACTTAAACACAGTattttagtaaatgtactttgttttttaacaccACTTTAGGGGGGACAAAGTATCCTCACAAAAAGATTCGAGGACAAACTGACTGGGGGGCGGGGAGGCAGTCATGCAACACATACACGCAGGCATTTgtaattgtactgtatatttgcatGTAGGCACTTGTGTTCACTTGATGATTCAGGTAtaattaaagcatgtaaaattacaaacttGTGTCTACACAGGGCCTGTGGGTTCCGGAGAGAGAAGATGTGAAGATCCCAGTAGCCATCAAGGTTTTAAGAGAGGCCACATCaccaaaagcaaacaaagagGTCTTGGATGTAGGTTTACTGATTCATgtggtacatttttttttaactctaagcTTACTGTAATACTGAGTctgaaccaaaaaaaacaacaacattcttGTGAAATGTCATTTCCCAGACTATTTCCGTTGCTGCTAGTAGGAAATATAAAAGTTAATATCTCTAATATTTTGCCTGGATTAAAAAGGAGAAGTTAGAAGTACCCTAATGTATTACACAAAGTTAATGACAGTTTTTGCTTCCCAAATGTAAATTTACCTCTAACATACCCTTTAGACATACTAATGACTACTCATTTTTTCCTTGTAATGGAGAATTTGCCATGTTTCTACATGGGGACCCTCCTGCAGGGGCTGTAGGAAATGGGATTAATTGATTAGAGAGCGGAGTGTGGGCGTTGGTTTGTAATCCAAGGCTGAGGTGTTCTGGAAAGGAATGCAGTTCTGTAGCCGCAGTGAGAAAGCAGCCTGTTACAAATGCATTATGCAAATAGTTGACTGTGCATCTTAGATCCTGTTATTTTGCAATTGTGTTGCTCATTCACTGTGTATCTGGAAGTTGTGGTGGGCATGTACGTCCTCTGATCTTCATGACTTCATGTTATGCGCTTTGAAGCCGCTTCCTCATCAGACTATCAAAATTACAGAGCTCCTAACAATCAAGTGGTTATTTACTGAACAATACATGTACTGAAACAGCCATGTAGAATGTATTTGAGGTACAAAAAATTATACTCACCAACAGGAAATCTACCAAATAAAACTCTTTGAAGTGCTGTTTGCATGGGTCTCCTTGTAGAAAGCCTGTTGTTCGTTGCCTGTGTAGATTATCCCtaatttcttttctgttgtgatGACTGAGTGTTTCCACTCTCAGTTGAGTCATTGTCATGACTGCTGCTAATCACCCAACActagatataaatatatttccacaaatgtcatgtttctttagctATCAGGATATTCCGGGATAAATGTAGACACTTCTACCAATATTGATTCAGTGGAAGATGGGATAGACTGTGAGACGTTTTTCTCAAACGTCTTTGCACCTTTAAGACATGAATGTGAATGCCAATTTTCTCCATTTGCTTATGTAATAGAAATGGGAGTTATTTTGGTGTATGCATCACCCGACTGCCcccaaataaaataacacattaaatGATGTCTTCATGTGCACTACAGGAGGCTTATGTGATGGCCAGTGTGGAACACCCCCATGTGTGTCGTCTGCTTGGTATCTGCCTGACATCCACAGTGCAGCTCGTTACCCAGCTGATGCCCTACGGCTGCCTGCTGGACTATGTCAAAGAGAACAAAGACAATATCGGCTCCCAGTACCTGCTCAACTGGTGTGTGCAGATAGCCAAGGTAATAggaaaaacctcataaaggcaTCAAATTACATGGCAGGGCCTGTTTAATAGCTATTTTGAGTTATCCTTGCAATAACAATACTGTTTATTGGATGTctgaatgtttcttttaaagccATACGATAAAACCTAATGTTACTAAGCAATTTGGCAGAGCAAGTCAAAGTGTTTTGTTTCGCAATTGCTAGAAAGAACAGTACATGCTGCTTTTAATTGGTACAAAATATTGTTGAATGATATGGCTTAACAGGTAATGATGACAAGTCTATCATGAAAGCACTTTAAAATCTTTGATCAAGTCTGATCAAGCAATGTTTTGGCACTGTAGAATCTAGCCGTGTCAGACTGCTTGTGAAAAACAGCACtgcatttatgtatgtatgtatgtatgtttttacaAAAGGGTATGAACTACCTGGAGGAGCGGCACTTAGTACACCGTGACTTGGCAGCAAGAAATGTCCTGGTGAAGACTCCTCAACATGTCAAGATCACTGACTTTGGTCTGGCAAAACTCCTCAACGCAGATGAGAAAGAGTACCATGCAGATGGCGGAAAGGTTTGTTGgagattaaattaataattaattaattaaaaataaagttgtgtacAGTCTTGGCAGGATCAGTCTGTCATGAGTAtttcaaaaagataaaaaaataagtttaaagtgtgtgtttttgtcctacaacttaaaaaatatattttttgttttatattcagTTGTTTTTGCTCCCGCACACAAATAGGCCTACGAGCAACCTTACTTGTGCATTTATAGTCCGTTACAAATGTGGTGCTTGTTAGACAAATTAATTCCTGTACATGAATGAATTTGCCCCATGTCATGAAAGatgttatttttgtagttttgctcTAAATTTTATCTTATGTAAGTAAGTGTAAATAATTCTGGTAGAGAAGATAAATGACAAATCTGACAATTTCTTTCTCCTGTCAATGTTTCTTTGTGCAACTAAAATGACTATTTTCTGTGATTACTGGGTGATTTGTACACTTCTTTTTGTGGTACCCGATAAAGTATTTTTATCCCCAGAAGATGATAATTaccaaacattttaattggTTACTTGCTCAAACATCCAATGATATGGTAGAATGCCCTCTATATAGGTGAATTACCATATTATggtatcagaactttaatacatctgtggtttattattttatatataaatcatTGAACAAcatcttttttgtgtgaataGACTTAATCCTTATGCAGGAAACATGTCAGAAATCAATAAGCTTTGTGCTACGCAAAATTTCACAAAAACTGTTTACATATCTAAAATTGAAATCTATGTTAAATGTCAGCGTTTTTTAGTAACTTGAGTTTTGTGTGCTTGACTATTGCAATTCTGCGCCACTAGGTGACAGTACAGTTACGTATTGTATGTGGTGAAGACACTGATGATGAATTTAAATTTAGAGCACTTTAGGTGAAGAAGACAAATTTGGTGCAATACTATCAAGGTATAAATTTGGTTATTATTCCCCTTAACAGGCTGTTACAGACACTGCTGTGCAAGTGTACATGCTGCTGTCTCAAGAGATAATTAATCTTCATCCCTCCACCGTGCAAACAGTcatgtaaaaatgttgacagcATTATTAAATGACTGCATGTTTTGCATGAAAACATTGTGTTAGTAGTCCATGCAAGCTCAATGTCCAGATGTATTCAAAGGAAAATTATGATGGTGCATTACTAACTTGTTAAGTGCACATTTAAAGGGGATTCACAGGGAAATTGCAATTGCCGAAGTTACTGCAATATTTAGAGAAtattacattactttacattACTTTACTTACTATTACGTTTTTTTCCTCAGGTACCAATAAAATGGATGGCTCTTGAATCCATCCTGAACAGAACGTACACACACCAGAGTGACGTATGGAGTTATGGTAAGTCTTGTACTTTATGTTGTGACTACATGCTCTACTTCTAACGCAGTGAGGCACGAACCCTGCTGAGCTTGGATCCTTGTGTACCTTCAGATATGTAAAACAGCTGGGCTTCTATGCTCCTGAGTTTTGGTGACAGCCTCactgaaaaaatatttattcatttccaaataaagtgttttaacAGTGAGTGAGGCAAAGCAGAGCAAAGGCACTTTTGAAGCTTCAGATAGGATGTTGTTTTTGGATCTGTCAAcgttttaaaatacaaaaaagaagatAACATGCTAGCATCTGCGATTTGTAGGACAAAGAATAGGcaaagcagctttatttgtgtagcacatttcagccacatggcaattaaaagtgctttacataagaTGATTGAagtaataaaagttacagtgagaagaaattaaacaagaaattaaacattaaagagcagttaaaaatggtcaaaataaaatacgAAAATAATAGTTACATTGCAGTCATCAGAACAGTCAAATCAATGTCTACTCAAGTCATCTAAGTTTGATCTTACCCTTGCTGATTGTCATAGTTTCAACAAAAAGCATCTTCAGTACAAGAAATGAgcaatcatttaaagaaaggcaacatcaaaaagaaagttcttcagccttgatttaagaGTTGCAgtggatctgcagttttctaggagtttgttccagatatgtggaaaGCACCAGCAGTCTCAGATGGACAATAATATGGAAGAAGAGATTGTTGCCACAATCCACGTAAACAGTTCTTTCAGCACCAGCAGTTTTGATCATGCCTTCCGATGAATATGGCAAAAGCATCTAGACCCTGGCAGAAGTGACAGGCgttcttttctcctttcctttctttagtTCTTCCAATGCAGAGATGCATCCTGCTAACTCCCACTCCTGCAGGCAAAGCCAATTTGTCAACATAGCTATTTTGATACTCTGTGATATTTGGGAAGCTTACATCCTGTCACTCTGATTTCCTCTTTTATTGGGAACAAAACAGTGAATGACAGCTCAACAGACTGATATACCAGCTGTCCTCTTTTCTGTAGGCGTAACAGTTTGGGAGTTGATGACATTCGGGACAAAACCATATGATGGGATTCCAGCCAGTGAAATAGCTGCGGTCCTAGAGAAAGGGGAACGACTGCCTCAACCACCAATCTGTACCATAGATGTCTACATGATCATGGTGAAATGTAAGCTTGGTGGACCATGGCTGACACCCCTTGCTTtcctaaaacacatttacattatattttccTTCTCTTATTCTGCTGCTGCAACTAATTTCGGATAACTTCCCCACAAATAATTTCCatcttatcttattatcttatgataatgtgtgtgtacaggttGGATGATTGATGCAGATAGCAGACCTCGTTTCAGGGAACTAATAGCTGAGTTTACAAAAATGGCCCGGGATCCTTCTCGATATCTGGTCATTCAGGTATGATTTTACTTCTGACCTATACTTCTTAAATCTTCAGTTTATTTGATGATGAATTGTAGTAACCCATTGGACACACCATTTTGTTTCTATTCCAGGGTGATGACCGCATGCACCTGCCGAGTCCCACAGACACTAAATTGTACCGCAGCCTGATCAGTGGGGATGGAATGGAGGACGCTGTGGATGCAGACGAGTACCTGGTGCCGCAACATGGATTTTTCAGCAGTCCAAGTACCTCCGTCACACCGCTTCTTCACTCCACAGTAAGCTACTTCATATGAAAAACTACGATCAAATGTTTTGGATCAGGTTTGTCTGTCCATCTGCCTTCTGCATTTGTGGTACTGCATCTCAGATTTTAGCAAAAGCTGAGGAAAATATGCATCCTGgtacaaaaaaactaacaaaataaaatgggatTTATTCAATACCAACGCCAAATCGGGCCAGTAGCATCTGGTGGGAGAAGGCAAAGGCCCCTTACCTACCACCCTACTTATGGCGCCCGTCCTCAGACCACACACATCTTTGGACTAAGCCTTGATCTTAACTACACACCTGTAAAGTTTTGTCACTGCATCTTGTACGGTTGTGAcaatggaggaccaggtcttccatatttaagaataaatacagaaataaataaatgctcaataaataaataggcatacaattaattgccccaaaaaatacaatgaacaaataaatgtaggtcGAAAtaaaattatacagtgagacataaatgtatatatctcttttaattagcttctttatatatttagctttgtaataattaccttattaatttattgtccgttataatcttcaactttatttagtaattacctattttttaaatgtacttatttctgtgtgtgtttaattttttggtctgttttattcttcctttgcatttctaccctatttattttcacccctgctatttatttctgcctgtcacttttacatttctgtatgcatttctacctcattaatgcaaatgaggaggggcgggtcttaaggggccaacttctgcccattggttggtcagcatttcactgcacCGTCGAATTTACATGTCAccggtcacacacacaacaaagaaggCTACCCGCGATGAGGTTGTCAGTGACAGGAGGCatttagcaactgtttttgaaaacaacgctaacgttataagtattgactttatcatttttcgtttagacgctctgacagaacgtgtgtttcagttggcggcacacatggacacagatgtggacaatgtagtttttcagaatGTGGAGGAAGCGGCCTCTACATCATGGTGTGAAAGGAAATCTATccgcatacacacagacagacagaaatataaaCACCTAGCAAAGTACATTAAAACCTCTTCTGTGGTAGCTCCCGCTACACTAGGCATCTCCGGAACCATGTTTTGCCATGATGACAAACGTGTatacacgcacagacacacacacacacacacacacacacacacacacacacacacacacacacaaggtaaaaacaataacagggTTGCTTTCACGTCTGGTAAAAACTGGTGTTGGTTAAGCATATGTGGTGTATGGTGAGACTGGGTACTACTTGTGTATATTCAACAAGCTGGTGTAGTTTTACTAAAAACACATCCTACGGTACTTCACAAGATACATGTATGATTGTCCATATAAAGTAAACCctacaacaaaaaagtatttagGAAACCAAATGGGTAGATAACAATGTAAACAGGGAAAGGcccataaaataaaatatacactcTGTATACACTATACAGATGGGAAAATACTGGACTacagttgcatttaaaccataGCAGCTGTTGACCTGGTCCACCACATTCACTTTTAATATAAAGGTTTCACACAAATCTGAGATACAGACTCAGAATATTGTCACAATCTTTTATGGCTGAACTCCCATCGAATATAGTCAtctgaaaaaaggaaatctgTACATGAATGAAACACATACACCTtttacaacagacacacacgccaGACTCAAATTGACCTTCTTGATCCAAATAGTGAAAGAGGAATACCAGCTGCTTTGGAGGCAGGATAATATTTCCCCGCATTCATTAAATGTATTAGGAACGACACCACATGCGCCAGCAGTGCACACTTTACCAACATGCAGTCAACTGTTTGAAAGTTTAGTTTAgctattttaactgttttgggAAATGGGATTTCTGCATAAATCCTTACCGTCTGAGTCAGAATGGAAATAAATGCAGAGTCATTTTTCAGCTTGTTGAAAGCAGTTAACAATCACATGATGCAGCGGAAGCAGAACACTGATGGTTAAACTGAATCTAAGTGGCCGTATAGCAAGGAGAGTTATAGTAAATTGATCGTCCTTGACTTGAATAAGTGGCCAGTTGTACCTGACCTGAACTCTGCTTACCCCAGTTGCCCTCGTTCTGTTTAACGGTCACCAGTGGGACTATTTCTCCGCTTCCTGACCCCTACCCACTCGTCCTCATCATCACTTCTCCCACGTTTCCTCCCAGGTGCCCTTTGATTGATGAGAACTGAATGAGGAGAACTCTTCAGGTTCAGTGAAGGCCATGCGTAGGACTAGCTCTTGTACCTGGGAACGTTGCCTGCCACTGACAGCCTGGTTAGGCCATACAAACTTTGAAGTGTAATTACCTTTGCAGGCAACTTTTTAAAATCGTTGTCCAATAAAAGCTCAGCATGAGCCTGCTTTTGTAATATCACTGTTGGGGCATGGCCCACTATCGGatgagatttttcttttcttctttttgtacaGATGGTCGCTCCTTCagtgtgtttcatttcatttccttgttgAAAGTAATTGCATTGCCACAGCTGCCACTCTGTTCTCTTTATTTGTTCGGTTTCCATGGTTTTTACACCGTTCACCTTCCTTTGCCTCGAGAATATGACAGACACAACAAAGCTTGTCAGATTGCCTGACTGAATATGAATCTGCTCAGTGGACATTTATTTCAATCCTCAGCTTGTACTGCAATGACAGCTAAGGTTCCTCGGATaccataaaaacacattaccaTCACCATTCAAAGGGAACTTATAGTCCCCACGGAGGCTTTAAAATAAACCCCAGCAACTGAaagggacacacacatttaaagaactatacataAAAGGAGAAAGTCAGAATCAAATTCTAccaaagtaaaactaaaaataaaggaTTTGCTTAAGTACAATAAGCACAGCAGACCATCTTTGTGTTGTGCATTGTATTGAAAATGCCTGTTTAGTTACATTctaaacatttctttatttaaaggggctgtactgtactgtgtgatTGCCTCCACATGGCTTTCAAAGACCATTCTCTTATACGTGAAATAGTTTACTATCTACTATACTACTTTCTTTACGGCcacatgc
The window above is part of the Etheostoma cragini isolate CJK2018 chromosome 12, CSU_Ecrag_1.0, whole genome shotgun sequence genome. Proteins encoded here:
- the egfra gene encoding epidermal growth factor receptor, whose translation is MATRLVKWISLTSLLCLGCCVLAERKVCQGISNRLNLLGSKDDHYLNMVKTYSNCTVVLENLEVTYMEEHRDLSFLTSIEEVGGYVLIALNTASRIPLQNLRIIRGHLLYEGTFGLAVLANYDKATGQGTNELLLTNLTEILKGGVKFGTNQPCNVETIQWNDIINIEMKPKMVLPSAISHPRCKSCDPSCFNGSCWAPGPQNCQTLTKLNCAQQCSKRCKGPSISDCCNEHCAAGCTGPRPTDCLACRDFQDNGVCKDSCPGLMRYDPNLHQLVPNPLGKYNFGSTCVERCPHNYVVTDHGACVRTCSVNTYEVDEGEIRKCAKCDGLCPKVCNGLGIGNLTNTLSINATNIDSFKNCTKINGNIAIIKTSIYGDEYTKTPKMEPAQLDVFKTVKEITGYLLIQTWPASMNSLSPFENLEIVRGRTKRGSRTVIMANLNINYLGLRSLKEISDGDVVILANQNLCYANKSHWKGLFKSESQTATIEGNADAATCALQNNTCDRKCATDSCWGPGPNMCFACRDHSRDGSCVDSCNILDGEPREAIVNKTCMECHPECRRLNGTATCSAPGSGNCTKCANFQDGLFCVSRCPQGVPGEDDMLVWKYADDMKVCRLCHKNCTQGCMGPGLQGCQSKSPSGLSMIAAGVVGGLLAVLIAALSVFVLLRRRHIKRKRTMRRLLQERELVEPLTPSGEAPNQALLRILKEPEFKKIKVLGSGAFGTVYKGLWVPEREDVKIPVAIKVLREATSPKANKEVLDEAYVMASVEHPHVCRLLGICLTSTVQLVTQLMPYGCLLDYVKENKDNIGSQYLLNWCVQIAKGMNYLEERHLVHRDLAARNVLVKTPQHVKITDFGLAKLLNADEKEYHADGGKVPIKWMALESILNRTYTHQSDVWSYGVTVWELMTFGTKPYDGIPASEIAAVLEKGERLPQPPICTIDVYMIMVKCWMIDADSRPRFRELIAEFTKMARDPSRYLVIQGDDRMHLPSPTDTKLYRSLISGDGMEDAVDADEYLVPQHGFFSSPSTSVTPLLHSTSLNSSTGTCHSRTGLLNGLPSRDGSMVLRYIPDPTDKLLDNAFLPSPDYMNQNGVSDVMNPIYQHPGPPHTILPTISSDDTETEYLNCFKNGAYGPEYLNEVQSPAMLPQTFNGTVHSIQKYQPQNSIDNPDYQQDFTPILKTHANGHIPAAENAEYLGPD